The Amycolatopsis coloradensis sequence TGTCTATTGTGACCGAAGTTCTTCACGGAACCGGCAGTACATGCGGGCCGTCGTGAGTGGCGATTCGGGTTCTAACCCAATGTCACGTAGCTTAAGTTGATCTTGGGTGAGGTTGACAGGTGGGGTGAAGGCTCCCTTCGCTGCGTCTGATGTGACGAAGGGGCACCTTCGGCCCTGGTCGTGGGTCGGGTTGGTCGTGAGTGGCGTTTCGGATTCAAACCCGAAACGCCACTCACGGCCCCCTCGTGAAAGCAGTCGGCTCCTGTCGGCCAGGGCAACCGAGCACGTGACCTGCGGCAACCCTCACCGCTTACGATCAAGATCCCCATCCAAGATCAACTTAAGCTACGTGGCATGGAGGTCGCCCCGTCCTTGATGAACCGGGCTCAGGGTGTCGACCTGGTGGCGACATGGCCGACCGCGCCACCGCCGAGGCGGTGATCCGGAACCGGCCCCGCAGGGCACGATCGCCCCCGCCGATCAACTCAAAGCTGTTCTCGCAGGTCAGAATGCTTACCCTTGGCGACTCCGCTTTCCGCGGGAGGGATCCGTGCCGCGGAAAGCCGTCTACCCGAGAGCAGCACGCTGGGCACCGCCACAGCCACGATCTTCAGCACGCCGCCCCTGGACCCCAAACACGAAGAAGCCCAGGCCGCGTGGCCTGGGCTCTCCTGAAGGAACTCTGTGCTCCCCCGCTTGGACTCGAACCAAGAACCCTCCGGTTAACAGCCGAATGCTCTGCCAGTTGAGCTACAGGGGATTGTGCTCCGTACCGGCCGGATCGCTCCGACCGATGAGAGAACTTTAGCCCATGCCCCCGGCGGCCGCGCACCCACCCCCCACTTCGGGGATCACCTCCTCAAGCTCGCGTTTTGAGGGACAATGGCGGCTGGAGCAAGATCGAACGGAGGCGTGGACTCGGATGAAGATGTTCCTGCTGGGCGCGGCCGCGGGCTACGTGCTGGGCGCGAAGGCCGGCCGGGGGCGGTACGAGCAGATCGTGCGGACCTACCGCAAGATCGCTGACCACCCCATGGTGCAGGGCGCCGCCGGGGTCGCTCGCGCCAAGGTCGGTGAGCGGTTCGGGCGGCCCCAGCGCTGACCGTGCCCGAGACGAACCGAAGGGGCCCTTCGCCACTGGCGGAGGGCCCCTTTCACGGCACGACGGCGACCACGAAGACGCGCCGGAACTCGAACCAGGTTGTTCCGTCGGGACGCGGCGGGTAGGCCTCGTCCAGCTTTCGGGCGATCTGCGCCCGGAAGTGGTCCCAGTCCTCGCCCGGCAGGGCCTCCTTGACCGGCCGCAGCGAGGTGCCGGTGATCCATTCGAGTACGGCGTTCTCCCCGGTCAGCCGCTGCAGATACGTCGTCTCCCAGGCGTCGACCGCGCATCCCTCGTCGGCCAGCAGGTTCCCGTAGCCGAGCGGGCTGTCGACGGCCTCGTTCTCCCGCAGGACGACGTCGGCGAGGCGCGGGGCCCACTCCTCGGTGCGCGCGAGGGCGCGGACCAGGGCATGCGACGGGGCATCGAAGTTGCCGGGGACCTGGAACGCGAGCGTCGCCCCGGACGGCAGGAGGCTCACCCAGCGGCGGAGCAGGTCGCGGTGCTCCGGGACCCACTGGAGCACGGCGTTCGAGATGACCACGTCGGTGTCCGGTCCGGGCACCCAGTCGTTGACGTCGAGCACTCGTGCGTCGACGCCGCGCGAGCGGGCGGCTTCGACCATTTCCGGTGAGCTGTCGCTCGCCTCGATGATCGCGCCGGGCCAGCGTTCCGCCAGGCAGGCGGTCAGGTTGCCGGGTCCGCAGCCGAGGTCGGCGACCCGGCGGGGCTTGTCGGCGGGTATCCGCCCGACGAGGTCGTGGAACGGCCTGGCCCGCAGGTCGGCGTAGTCG is a genomic window containing:
- a CDS encoding trans-aconitate 2-methyltransferase, which gives rise to MWDPVKYLDYADLRARPFHDLVGRIPADKPRRVADLGCGPGNLTACLAERWPGAIIEASDSSPEMVEAARSRGVDARVLDVNDWVPGPDTDVVISNAVLQWVPEHRDLLRRWVSLLPSGATLAFQVPGNFDAPSHALVRALARTEEWAPRLADVVLRENEAVDSPLGYGNLLADEGCAVDAWETTYLQRLTGENAVLEWITGTSLRPVKEALPGEDWDHFRAQIARKLDEAYPPRPDGTTWFEFRRVFVVAVVP